ACATTTTGGGCATCAAGGATTGCTGAATTCAATTGACTGTAATTTGCCATTTTTTCTGCATGTTTTTGATTAATTAAATCATTAAGTTTTTGAGCTTTTTGAAGTTCAAATTTGGCAATTACAATTTTTGATTCTAATTTTGCAATATCTTTAAGATATTTTTGATTAATTAAATTCAATTTAGCAATCGTTTTGTTAGCGTTTTTGGTTGATACTGTGTATCTTGCGTTGTGATTTTGTGTTTTGTTTTTTGCGTTCAATTTAGCGATAGCTATATTATAACGTTTCAATTTAGAATAAGCTTTATATCTAGGGTCGCTCAATAATGCAAATTTTCCTCTAAAGTACACAATTGGTTTGAATTGAGTAAACATAATTGCAGTAGCTGCTAAGTATAGAATCATTGATGTAATAACTTGGACATCATCTGGTTTTAGGTATAGAGGAGCTTTTTGCAATTTGTAGTTTGCTGTATATAGTGCTGTATAGAATAATGATGTAAAAACAATACCGATTGGAGAGTTTAAAGCCAATAGGCTGATTGCGATACATTCAAAACCTAAGTTAAGAGGTTGGGTAACTGAGTCAAATCTTGCTGATAGACCTAAAACATAGTTGAAGAATCCTGCGACTCCGGCAATCATGGCTGAGAAGGCTAAAACTAGCATTGTTAATTTTTTATCATTAACCCCCATGTATTTACCATTTGATTTAGATATACCTTGCATTCTAATTTTGTAACCTAAACTTGTAAAACTGAAGACAAAGGCAACAGCAATTACTAATACTAATAAAATTATTAGACCAGCAATAGAAAATGCTTTTTTGACTTCTTGACTGATACCAACTATACCTGGGTTAGTACCTGTGTTAACATCATTAAAGTAATATGATATTTGGTTTAAACTGAATTCTGGTCAAATAACATTTGCAGATTTTTGTTGGAAACAAACCATTGCAATGCCAACAATAATTCAGTTAATCATAATAGTAGAAATAACTTCATGCACATTTAAATATGCCTTCAAAACCCCTGCTATTAGACCTGCTATAAAAGCAAAAATCATAGAAAAGACTAGAGCTAATAATAACAATCATACTGGAATTGAGGTATATGATGTGTAACCTAATTTAATGAAAATACCAAATGAAGTTGCACCTGTAATCATCATTTGACCTGGGATACCAATATTGAACAATCCAGCCTTAAAGCTGATTGCACAAGCTAATGATGAGAAACCAAAAATCAATAAGTAGTTTAAAATAACTTCTTTGTTACTTGGCGATTTTAAACTATCAACAACATTAGTAAAGATTGCGAACGGGTTGATAATTCTGTGTTCAAGTAACGATGTTTTTAGGAAGATATAAACTAATGAAAGTACTATCCCGAAAAACAAGGCTCAAAGAGAAGAAGCAACCTTACGACCAGTTGATTTTGTTTTGTCCATTTTGACGAATGAACTGATTTTTTCACTAATCTTGTTGAATGTTTCAATCATAATGTTTTTGTGTTTTGTCATTTACTGCTCCCTCCTTTCTATTTTTAAAGTCTTTATAAATTTGATCAAATGAAGATTTGGCTTCACTTAATTCTTGTTTTCTTTGTTGAATGATAGCTTTATGATTATCTGAAGCTAATTTATAGTTATTTTTAAGTTCTACTAATGTTTCTTTATCAACATCTTTAGAGTGTTGAGCAATGTATAAACTTGATTTAATTGAAGTTTTATCTAATAAAGCTTTTTCAATTAATTTAGCATATTTTTTATTTAGATATGTAATGTAACTATCTTTAGAATCTTCAATATCATTAGGGTTAAATCATGAATCTTGTTCGTTTTGCGTACTTGATGACATGTATTTACCAATTTCTTCACGAGATGAAGTTTTAGCGTCGTTAATTGAAAGAATTTTACCTTCATTAATAACAGCAATTGTATCTGCTAGCGCCAATACTTCGTCTAATTCATATGAAATTAGAAGAATTGCCTTGCCCTTTGCTTTTTCATTTAAGATTTGAGTATGAATATTAGTAATTGCACCAATATCCATACCACGTGTTGGTTGGACAATGATGATGAAATCATGTTCAAACATCATTTCACGTCCAACGATGAATTTTTGTTGATTACCACCCGAGAGTGAACGAGCGATACTTTTAGCACCTTGTGAACTTCTAACGTCATATTTTTCAATAATTTCGTTAGTGAATTCTTTTATGGCTTTAGTTTTAAATACTCCGCCTTTTACGAATTCCTTGTCTCAAAGTCTTCTAATTACTGAGTTTTCTTGAATAGTGAAATCAAGAATTACACCATGGTGGTGTCTATCGGCCGGAATGTAGGCAACATGTTGTCTACTTCTATCTCACGCACCACTTTTTGTAATATCTTTAAACTCATATTCATTTGTGCTATGATTAAATATTTTTAAGTGAACTGAACCTTTGTGAGGCTGTTCAACTCCGCCACAAATGTATTCTAATTCTTCTTGTCCGTTTCCAGCAACCCCTGCAATAGCAAAGATTTCGCCCGCGTGAACATCAAAAGAAATGTTTTTTAAGTTTTTATTTAATTTAGTTGTTGTTATGTTTTTTAGAGAAAACACAACTTCTTTTTTCTCACTTGGTATGTCATTTTTAACTTCAACAACATCGCTACCAACCATTGCTCTAATAATTTGATCCATTGTTGTATCTTTTAAAACAAAGTTTCCAGCAACTTTTCCTAAACGTAAAACAGTTGCAGTATCAGCGACTTGTTCAATTTCTTTTAATTTGTGAGAAATAAAAATTATTGTTTTGCCTGCTTTTTTAAATATTTCAAATGAGTGTAATAACCCTTGAATTTCTTCATCAGTTAAAACAGCAGTTGGTTCGTCAAAAACCAAAATGTCATTTCCACGATAAAGCATTTTCATAATTTCAACTTTTTGTTGAGTTGAAACTGTAGCATCTCCAGATTTTTGGAATAAATCGAAGTGCAATTTATATGTATTTTGAAGTGCTTTTATTTTTTTGATTGCAATGTCTCTATTTAAGACACCCGCATTTTTTGTTCACTCCTCACCAAGGATTATGTTATCTAAGTTTGTATATACGTCAACTAATTTAAAGTGTTGGTGAACCATCCCGATACCCATTTCATTAGCATCGTTTGGTCCAGAAAAAAGCACCTTGTTGCCATTTATAAGGATTTCTCCACTTGTCTGTTCATAAAGACCAAACAAGATTGACATCAAAGTACTTTTACCAGCTCCGTTTTCACCGATTAATGCGTGTATTGTTCCTTTTTTAACTGCAAAAGAAACACTGTCATTAGCGGTAATTCCGGGGAATTTTTTAGTTACGTTAATGAATTCAACAGCATTCATTATTTATTTTCAATTTTTAAAGCGGCATTTAATGCATCGATACGTTCTTGAATGTTTATAATATCGTCACCATCTTGAGTAACTTTTGAAGAATGTAATCATGCTTTTGTTTCTTCATCTAGAGTTTTATATAGCTTTTCAGCTTCATCTAGAGCTTGTTGAGCAAGAATTTGTTTGTCACCTTCGATGTGAGTTTTTGAAACTCCAACTCATCCTCTATCATAACCATGGCTCATGATTGAGTCTTTTTTATCGATTTCTAGTCCTTCAACATCTTTACCTAATGCAAGTGCTGAAACAGCATCATAGGTTGATTGTCCAATGTTTTTAACAATTGATGTAAAGTATGTGTTTTGTTCACTTGAAGCACTTAATGCTTGGTCAACGTCTACACCAATAATGTATTTATTTTTTCCTTTAAATTTAGTGTGTTTTGTAACTTGGAATGTTGTTTGACCAGCAACAGCCATAACAATTTTAGGGTCTGTTGCTAACATGGCATCAACAGCTTTTGTATTTGTTTCATTTTGGTCGAATTCAGCACCTAAATTTACTGAATTAGTTGTAGAGTGAATTTTGGTTGAGTCATCTTTTTGTTGGTTATTTCAGTATAGAATACCTTTCATGAAACCTTCGTTAAAATCAGTAACTCCAGGGAAAGCACCACCACCTAAAGTAGCGAATGATCTATCTTTAAATTCTTTTTCTGTTGATAGGAATTTTGCAGCAGCATATCCAGCAACGAAAGCAGCCTCTTTAGTTTTGAAATCTTGGAATACTGCGTGTCCTGCTAGGTCTTTAACATCAGATAAAGATGTATAGTCAGCACCGATTAAAACGATTCCTAATTCTTTGAACTTCTTAGCATTTTCTGGTTTTTGCAAGAATGCCGAAACGTTTGTTTGGTGTAAGAAACCAGGAAGTAGTCATACTTTGTATTTACTATCTAAAGCTTCTCTATATGCTTGTTCATATTTTCCTTCTTTAACTTCAAGAACAGCGTAGTTATCAGCACTAACTCCGTTTTGAATGTCAGCGAAAGTTAATAGACCTTCTCAAGCCGATTGGTTAAATGATTTATCGTTGATGTCTCCACCATCGTTAATCATCACGATGCTTTTCATTTTTTGTCCTTTTGTGATACCAAATTCTTTATTTAAAGTAATTTTTGTAACAGGGACTGTTGGTCTTTTAGGGTGAGTGAATTCAGTGTGTTTTACTGCAACACCGTTAATTTCTCCACCTTTATCATTGCTACATGCTGCAGCAACCATAGGAAGTGTACCAAGCGCCGATACAGCTCCTAGTCCTAAAAGTAATTTATTTTTCATATTTTTTGCCTCCTAAATATGCGAAGCGAGTTTATTTCTAAACCGCTTGAATAAACTTTTTGTGTTTATCTGTCTATATTATATATATTTATATATTGATATTCTTTTTCCAGAAACTTTACCACATTTGAATATGGTAAAATTTCCAGTTTTAGCAAAAAGTTAATTTTTGTGTATTATAAGACTTAAAATTTTGATTAATACATTTATTTCAAAGTTTGAGAAAAGATAAAAATGTGGAAATTTTTATAATTTTTACGATTTTTTTCAACAAATATATAAAAAAACTCAGCAACGCTGAGTTAAATAATTATTTACCGTTTCTTGAAATTTCAACTAGGTTTGAAAATACTTTAGGTTCGTTAATAGCTAATTCTGAAAGCATTTTTCTGTTAATTGTGATGTTTGCTTTTTTAAGTCCGTTAATGAATTGTGAATATGTAACTCCTTCTGCTCTAGTAGCAGCATTGATACGGGCTATTCATAATTTTCTAAAGTTACGTTTAACTTGTTTACGGTCTCTAAATGCGTATGTTCATGATTTAACAACTGCTTGTTTAGCAACTTTATAACCTATTGATTTGTGTCCAAAATATCCTTTAGCTAGTTTTAGTCATTTTTTTCTTCTAGCTCTAGTAACTGTTCCGCCTTTAACTCTCATAGTTTCCTCTTTCTATATTGTTGAATGTAAGGTTAATTAAAATAACCCTTTGAATCTTTTGATGTCAGATGCGTGCATTTGAACAGATTTACGTGCTTGACGTTTTTGTTTTGTGGTTTTATTTTGGGCTAGGTGTGAACGGTAAGCTTGTTCTCTTAAAACTTTTCCTGTACCTGTAATTTTGATACGTTTTTTAAGAGCACTTTTTGTCTTCATTTTAGGCATAATTACTCCTTAAATTAATCAAAATTATTCTTCATCGTCGAATTCTTCGTCGTCAGAATCATCATTTTGATCTTGTGTAGTGTTCTTATCTACTATATTATTCTCTTTCTTATATTTAGCAACTTTAACTTTATTTGGTTGTAGGTATAGATCAAGAAATCTATTATTCACTAACGTCGCCTCTTTGGTAATTTCAGCAATGTCCTCCAATAATTGGAAGAATCTATTCATTGTGTCATAACCTAATTCAGGACGAGCCATTTCACGTCCACGATATTTTAAACTAACCTTTAGACGGTCACCATCTAGCAAGAATTCTCTCGCTTTACGAGCTTTCACTTGTAAATCGTGGTCTCCAATCATAACTGTTAATCTGATTTGACGATTTTGAATAATTGTTTGTTTTTCCTTAGCAGCTTTTTGCTTTTTCTTTCTTTCATATTTGAATTTTCCATAATCCAATATTCTAGCAATAGGTTTTGGCTCAACGCTTATTAGCACTAAGTCCATTCCGTATTCACGAGCAATCTCGATAGCTTCTCGTGTAGGTTTAACCCCTATCTTATCCCCTTCAGGCCCGATTAAAAAGACTTTTGAAAAAGGGATGTTTGAATTTATCATGTGTTCAGCTGCAGGTTTTTTGTTTCTGGTATTTGTTGGTTGAATATTAACTCCTTTATAATAGATAATTTTTAAAATTAAAATAAAAGTGGTATCTCCACTTTCTAAACTACATCTTAAAAAAGATTTTAATTGTAGCTAGAAACCCAAGGCTATGGCCATCAGGTGAGATGTAATCTACTTTCTGCAATTAAATATTGCTTAATCATTTTACCATAAACTTGTTAATTAATAATTAAATTAAATTTATTCTCCGTTTTATCCATATTCTGTTTATTTGCTGTATTAAAAGTAAAATAAAACGGCACAAAGGCCATTCAAATAATTAATTTCTTCTTTTAAAGAACGAATTCTACATTAATAATTGCTTTTTGTTCGTTTGCTTGATAACTAAATTCTTCTTTATGTTCGTCGAGATATTTAATGACAGCATTTCACATGTTTTGATCATCTAAGTTCATGATTACATCGGCACCATTTTCGCCTTGTTCTCAAATATCATCTAGTTCTCTTTCTAAACGAGTAATTGCTTTTTTGGTATTTGTTTCGTCGTGCAATAAGATTTCCATAATGTTCCTCCAAGTATTTTTAATTTTAAACTTATTTTCATTTTTTACATAATATTCAGGCGATTATTCTTTTGATTCTACTGGAAGTGTATCGTTTCGAAACGCACGCATCAACAAATTCATCGTAGGTTTCCAAATGAGAATGTTTAAGTAATAAATTTTCAATTCCTTCGCTAATTAATTTAATTTTTCTCAATTTATTTATAGGTGTTTTAGTTAAAATACTGATAAATTTTTTATAGTCTTTCTCAATAAAACGAGGACGAGATATTTTCATTGGTGAGTAGTTAGAAATATCTTCGTTATTTTTTAATTTAGTTCGTAAAAGCGATGCTGAAGCAAAGTTTTGATTTGGCAGTTGCGAATGAAAGGGGATATTTCGTTCGATTGTAAAAATTTCAATATTGTAATTATTGTTTACTATTGATTTAACATATTCAAAACCTAAGATATCATTTGGCATAGCAAAATTTTCACCAGTTAAATCTTTTAAAGCCGAAGCGAAAGCTTTTGGGTAAGCCAGTTTTTCTTTCTTGATATAGTGTCTAATAACATGATTGAATTCATCAAGGTTATTTTTTAAAAAATTAGCTAATCTAACCATGCGATCTGGATTGTTTGTTTCCGAACCAAAGACAATTTTGCTGACGCCAGCTCTATGAAGTTTTGCTATTGCGTTCTGGGCAAAGATATGTGCAGCTTGAACAGTTTCTTCAAAAGTTAATTTAAGAACTTTATTAACGCCATATTTTTTGGCAATTTTTTTTCTGTTGTTAAAACTAGTGATAGTATATTCACCTCGTTGCGAAAATTTATCACTCATGACAACGATTATTTTTTCGTTTGGGAAATTCTGTTTTATTCAGTTAATTTGTCTAATATGTCCGTTATGAAAAGGATTATATTCCGCCACGATTCCTATTGCCATTGTTGTCTCCTATCAGAAATATAAGTTAATTGACCAACATCAAGAAATTTATATATTTTGTTATTATTATAAAAAAATTAATTATAATAATTACGAAATTATGCCCAAGTGGTGGAATGGTAGACACCGTAGACTCAAAATCTACTGGAGAAATCCGTGCAGGTTCAAGTCCTGTCTTGGGTACCATATCAGTTTATGACCAAATTTGCAACTAACTTGTTGCATTTTTTATTCCTTTTGTCAATTTGTTAATTAAAAACCGAAATTATTATCGGTTAAAATTAAAGTTGTTTCTTTCGTTTAACTATCATTCTTCAAATTGCTACAGTTAATAAAGCTAGTGGCAGTAATATTGTTAAAAACACAATTACTAAATAAGCTCTCATTCATAACTTGTTACGGTCACGACGAGAATTTTCTATTTGTTCATGGATATCAACACTTCTTTCACCTAAAAAATCACTTAAATCTGCTAAACGTTTCTTATCAATCAATCTCATTGCGACATAAAAACCGATTAATAATGCCATTACAATTGTACTTATTAGACAAAATAGAGGTGTATTTCCAAATCCGTTATCAAGAATTTCTTTTCAATTTAGTTTTAATTTGAAGGTTGGTTCATAGTTAATTTCCGTCATACCTTTTGAATAAATTCCATACACAATGGCAGTAATTAAACCTAAGTAAGTTAGCACGAATATCAAACATCATGTTAAGTCTACACCTTTAAGCACTATTCGACGGTAGGCTAAATGGAAAGTATTCGAGCTTGTCTTGTCTCCTAGTTCTAATGCTTCGCGATAACGTTTAACGGTATTTGATCATTGAATGTTTTCTATCAGATTTTTAATACCAAGAGCTAAGAATATTGCTGCCGTAACTCCAAATGCAATTAGATAACCCCAGTAGCTTTCAACAAAAGGCCCTACTTTTAAATACGCTAACACAAAAAATATAATTGCGGCAGTCATGATTGTAAAACAAATTGTCATATTTATTGTTTTGATATTTTTTTCTGTTCTTATAACCCTGAATGGTCTAGGAGAGATTTGGTTTTTAGGATCTCTTACAATTTTTCCTTCCAGATTTTGGTCATTGCTTGATTTAACAATTTCAATTGTGGATGTATCATTTATTGGTTTTCACTTCATATTTTGTTACCTTTCAGTTCTTACTTATTATATATTCTTTATTAAGATTACAAACTTGTTCCATAAAATGTGGAAATTTCTACTTTTTGGATAGTTTTTGAGGTAATTTGAGCTAAAAAAGTAAAAAAAATTTTTTCGATCTCGCTTTTTAGTGTTTATAATTATTCCGTTATGTTAAAAACAAATTTATTCACTCGTATTAAAAATATTAATGGAATGGCGTCTTGAGCTATTTCGATTTTGAATTAATACCTGTGAAATGAATTTAAAATAAAAATTTATGTAAAAGCAGGTAAAGACACCTGCTTTTTTGAAAAAACTATAGAGGAGCTTCCTACATTAGTAAATAGTTGAGCAGGCGTGCAACGAAACTATTGAAAGGGTAAGGATGCCGAATTGATTATCTGGGCACAGAAATCGATGGCAACAATGCATAACAGTTTGTTGTTCTTTGGAAAATTCCATTGGAGCTATAGTCTACATCTTAATAAATATATTTTATTATTTTGTAAGACTAGGGCTAGAGTCTTACAAAATTTTTATTTTTCAGACGGCAAGTCAAATAACATAACGAATACAATAAGAAAAAAACACAATTAAACATTTTTCGCGAAAGGAAAAATATGAAATTAAAAACAAAATTACTTCTCGCACCCCTGACGTTATCATCGTCACTACCATTAGTGGCGCTAGCTGCGTCATGTTCACAGACGGATAATCAATATGTCGTGGCGAGAGCAACAAGAACAGCAATTAATTCAGTTTATTCTGAATCGGCTTACCATACTGATAGATCTAACTCATATGGTGGTTGACAAAATCGTAACGAAGAAAACATAGCAGCATTATTAATTAGAAAAACAACAAAAAATGATGCAGTTATTAATAATTTGGGCAATGATAAGTATGAAATTGTCAGCCCTTCTGTATGAGGTTACAAATTAGAACTTGCAGGTAAATTTATAGTTACTGATAATAATGGTGCCAAAAAAGAATTTGACAAAGATGATTTCGATGTTAATATCAAACCAGAAAACGGCAAAACCTACAACTATGCAATCTACCAAGGATTTTCAAAAAACCCTAAATCAATTAACTCAAAAGAATTTTTCAATGCTTTAAAAACTGCTAAAAAAGTTCAGATTGAAGTTAAAAAAGGTGTTAAATGAGTTGATAAAAAAGGTGAAGAAACTAAATATGAAGTTGTTGCAAAAGACTTTTACGTTTCATACTTAAGAACCTATTCATTAGGTGTCAATGAAAGAGTTAAATTTGCAGCTGAAAGTAATGTAGAACAAGAAAAAATTACTAAATTAGATGCTGCAACGAATAAAATTTTAGTACCTAACTCAAGCTATTTCACAAATAAAGTTCGTTATCCAAATGAATACTTATACGAACTATTCGGTGTTGAATCAACAGATTTACTTGATGAAAATAAATTCCTTGAAGATGATAAAGTTACTTTTAACAAGAAATCAACTGAAGAAACAGCTGAATTTGCTGATTTAATTGATAACTTAGCTTCTTCACAAGAATTTGTCGCAGCTCCTAGTCAATATATTGCTGAAGTTAACAAATCTGGTAACTTACCAAACATTACATCAAAATCTACTGAAGCCAAATTTGAGTCTGAATTAGTTAAATCGCTTCCAAAAGACAATAAATTAGCTATCGCTGGAGTTTATTGATATGGAATTGACCCAGAATACACATTGTATGCAGGTCCATACATTTATGAAGGTTATTCAAAATCTACATCTGAAGAAAAATATGTAATGAATACTAAATATGCAGATCAAGATTGAGTAAAAAGTGATTCATCTGTTAAAACTATTATCCAAAGATATCAAGGTAGCGGTGATGCTGAACAATTTAAACAAGCATTATGAAATGACTTCAAAAAAGGTCGTTTAACTAGATTACCATATGCTTTAATTCCAACTGCCAACACAACAGATGTTGCAAAATATCCTGAAAAATATGGTGTTAAATACTCTCAAACTTTAAATAAAAGTCAAATTGGTGCTGAACAATTCTGAAATATGTTGCCACATATCTCAGTACCTGAAACAAGTCCAACACGCAAAGCTGATGATGGCAAGCCAGCTCCTTTCGATGTAAATAATGAAGAAGATTTAAATGAATATCTAAAAAATGTTACATTTAATGATGCTTTTTCTAAAATTTTATATGGTGTAGACAGAAAAGAGTTAATTAAAGGAACTGTAAAAGGTGAAGAAAAACTTATGAATTTATTCGCCGGACGTGGTCTAATCTTTAGAAGCTTAATCTCTTCAGCATTTAACTTTGAAGGTATTTCTCAAAAAATAAATTCTCATAAACAAAAAATGAATATTTCAGGTTTTGCGCTAGATGCAAAAATCGGAGGTAATGATGTTGAGGGACATGAACAAGAAAATAATCTACGTGTACATTACAATGACATTAATAAATTATCATTCATTAGTACTGATTACAAATTAAGCAAACCTGTTGAATATCAAGAATTCTTTATTGCGCAAAATGATGCTTCTTCTGAATTGTCAGCCTTTAAATCGCCAAACTTTGAAGAAGTTAAAAGGGAAATGAAAAAATTGCTTGATGAAGCCGGAATCAAAGCAAATGAAAAAGTTTCATGAACACAAGCTTTTAGATGAGTTAACTTTAACCCAGTATTATTTGAACAAGTTTACAAATTAATGCCTCAAATAATTAATGATCTTGACCCTCGTTTAGACTTTAAATCAGTTAAATTTAATGCCGAAAATGAATTGTCTCAATTCTGAGGTCATCACATTTATGGTTGAAGTCCTTATACTATTGGTGGTTGAGGATATGACACAAACTCAATTGGTTCAGGATTTGATGGAATGGTTAATGTATCTAATGCTGATATTTCATTAATGATTTTAGGTTTACAACCAACTGATGCTAAAGCAAAAGAAACTAAATCGAATTTACAAAAAGCATTACCAGAATTAGTTAAAATGTCAGAAGCACTAGTTAAATTTATTAAAGAAGAAAAAGAAGCGGGAAGAATCAAAGTGAGATTCAACGTTGAAGACCTTGCTCAACTATCAACTGAAGAGTTAACTACATTGCGTGACGAATGAACACAATGTTCAATTGAAAACGGAAAATTAAAGATAGTTAATGACAAACAAATCTTTACTGAAAGAGGAGCTATTACAGCCAAATTCTTTAACAAATACGTAAAAACCTTAACCAACGCACAAAACATTAAATTATTAAATGAATTTACTGTATATCTAGGCGTTCCAGTTGAAAGAAGATTCACCTCTGTAGCTGGTTTTGTTCCTTCGTTATCAAATAAAAATTACATTATTCCATTTACTGCAGCTGAAGCAGAATGAGCAATGGATACAAAAGTAGTTAATGAGAAAACAAAAAATAATAAATAAATAAAACAATGTTTAAATATATATTTAAAAGAATGGCGCTCGCCATTCTTACATTGTTTATTATTCTAATTTTCTCATACACACTAATTGTAATTTTCATTAAAAACCCTTATGAAATTAAATTAATTAATGAAACAGATAACTTGCTTAGACAACAATATGAAGCAAAATCTCAAGCTTTTAAAGCTATCCCTGTTTTTACTAAAATAGCAACATATTTCAGTAAATTTTTCTCGGGCGATTTTGGTGAAATTTATATCCCACAGCAAGGTTATGATAATATTCCAGAGTTGTTCTTTGGACCATTAGGTTGATCAATTTTAATTTCATTGCCTTCGTTTATAATCTCGGCATCATTAGGAATTCTAATTGGTGTTTTAGCAGGATATAAACGTGGCACATGAATCGATAACTTAATAAACGCTTTTGTATTCGTGTTTATTGCCGTACCAAGTTTTATTTTAGCCCCGATGTTTTTAAACGTTTTCCAAAAACTTGGATTTGATATTAGATTCATTTCACCATTCGAAATTGGTGATGGTTGGTCTGCAACTATTAAATCAGTAATTCCAGCCATAACAGTAGTTAGTCTTGGTTCATTAGCTGGCTACACATTATACTCACGTAATCAAGTTGTCACAGTGTTGACTTCTAATTATGTATTAATCGCCAAAACTAAAGGATTAAGTGGCGGAGCTATTTTTAGAAAATATGTTTTAAGAAATATCTCAATTCCTTTAGCAACAATCATCATTCCTTCGTACTTAATTCTATTATCCGGATCTATTGTTGTTGAAAAATTCTGATTTATACCAGGTTCAGCAACTATTATTGCAAACTCATTCCCTGCGGGAGAAATCAATATTGTAATGTTTAATATTTTCTTCTTCACCACATTAGGATTATTCACACAAGTTATTGTAGATATTTCTTACCCACTTATCGATCCAAGAATTAAATATGAAGCAAGTAGCGGTATTAATTTATTCAATATTATATCTGCTGCTAAAAAACGTAAATTAGAGTATCAAGCGATGCTTAATAACCAAAACAATGTAACAATTAATAAAGAAGGAGGTGAGTAATATGAGTTTATCCGCAACTGAATTTAATAAAAAATACGGAATTAGTGCTGAACTTCAAGAAAAAATCAAAATTTCTAAAGACGATAAAATCAGTAATAATATTGCTGGTAAACCTAAAATCTTACTAGTTGAAATACTAAAAAGATTTTTTACAAACCCTGCCGTATTAATTGCTTTTATAGTCTTTGTCGCAATTATTTTAATTTCAATAATTGTTTCAGTTACTTCGGATTATCCTGGTGTTCAGAGAATTGATGCTGGCTGATCTTCAGAAGATAAAATTAGAAATATTGAATCATTACCTCCGATGTTCAATCGTATAAAAGAGACAGGTGATCAAACTATTATAAACAACCTTGAAACTTGAAAAAACAATGATTTATATAGCCCTTACTTTACAAACTATGTTAATTTCACCAAAACAAGCCCATCTACACTTACTTATGACCCATACAATTATTATGAAG
This genomic interval from Mycoplasma miroungigenitalium contains the following:
- a CDS encoding ABC transporter permease yields the protein MALAILTLFIILIFSYTLIVIFIKNPYEIKLINETDNLLRQQYEAKSQAFKAIPVFTKIATYFSKFFSGDFGEIYIPQQGYDNIPELFFGPLGWSILISLPSFIISASLGILIGVLAGYKRGTWIDNLINAFVFVFIAVPSFILAPMFLNVFQKLGFDIRFISPFEIGDGWSATIKSVIPAITVVSLGSLAGYTLYSRNQVVTVLTSNYVLIAKTKGLSGGAIFRKYVLRNISIPLATIIIPSYLILLSGSIVVEKFWFIPGSATIIANSFPAGEINIVMFNIFFFTTLGLFTQVIVDISYPLIDPRIKYEASSGINLFNIISAAKKRKLEYQAMLNNQNNVTINKEGGE